A genomic region of Phragmites australis chromosome 2, lpPhrAust1.1, whole genome shotgun sequence contains the following coding sequences:
- the LOC133910249 gene encoding putative calcium-binding protein CML19 yields the protein MVAATAEFSRVFSAFDRDDDGKISAAELRFCVKAALGEDLSAEDAEALVASADTDGDGVLSQEEFLKLVQLEMEEEERCRGLKEAFGMYEMKGEGCITPLSLKRMLSKLGAHQEIDECQAMICRFDLNGDGVLSFEEFKIMMHDA from the coding sequence ATGGTGGCCGCCACAGCCGAGTTCAGCCGCGTGTTCTCTGCGTTCGACCGTGACGACGACGGCAAGATCTCGGCCGCCGAGCTGCGGTTCTGCGTGAAGGCCGCGCTTGGCGAGGACCTATCGGCCGAGGACGCCGAGGCTCTTGTGGCGTCGGCTGACACCGACGGCGACGGGGTACTGAGCCAAGAGGAGTTCCTGAAGCTGGTGCAGCTGgaaatggaggaggaggagcggtgcCGGGGACTGAAGGAGGCGTTCGGGATGTACGAGATGAAAGGCGAGGGGTGCATCACGCCGCTGAGCCTGAAGCGGATGCTGAGCAAGCTTGGCGCGCACCAGGAGATTGACGAGTGTCAGGCCATGATCTGCAGGTTTGATCTGAACGGAGATGGGGTGCTCAGCTTTGAGGAGTTCAAGATCATGATGCATGATGCATAG
- the LOC133908327 gene encoding putative calcium-binding protein CML19, with protein sequence MIAALNRCSISSSEFSGAFASFDRDSDGKISAAELRLCMKATLGEDLSPEDAAALVSSVDTDGDGMLNEEEFLKRVDVDSMDDKEEERCGGLEEAFGMYEMKGEGCITLLSLKRMLSKLAAHQDVDECQAMICRFDLNGDGVLSFDELKTMMHH encoded by the exons ATGATTGCAGCACTGAATAG GTGCTCAATCTCCTCCAGCGAATTCAGCGGCGCTTTCGCGTCCTTCGACCGCGACAGCGATGGCAAGATCTCGGCGGCCGAGCTCCGGCTCTGTATGAAGGCCACGCTCGGCGAAGATCTCTCGCCCGAGGATGCCGCGGCGCTCGTGTCGTCGGTCGACACCGACGGCGACGGGATGCTGAACGAAGAAGAGTTCCTGAAGCGGGTCGACGTGGATAGcatggatgacaaggaggaggagaggtgcGGGGGACTGGAGGAAGCGTTCGGGATGTACGAGATGAAAGGCGAAGGCTGCATCACGCTGCTGAGCCTGAAGCGGATGCTGAGCAAGCTCGCCGCGCACCAGGACGTCGACGAGTGCCAGGCCATGATCTGCAGGTTCGACCTCAACGGAGACGGGGTGCTCAGCTTCGACGAGTTGAAGACTATGATGCATCACTGA